In Jejubacter calystegiae, the following are encoded in one genomic region:
- a CDS encoding lipoprotein, with amino-acid sequence MFKKILLPLMALAMLAGCASQSNTIEVSPKIALPQQDPSLMGVTVSINGADKRTDQALAKVNRNNQLVTLTPSRDLRFLLQEVLEKQMTARGYMVGPSAPVDLQIIVNQLFADVSQGNVRYNIATKADISIVATAQNGNTMTKQYRSTYTVEGAFQATNKNITNAVNTVLTDTIAEMAQDTSVHDFIKKNAR; translated from the coding sequence ATGTTCAAGAAAATACTCTTACCGCTGATGGCGCTGGCTATGCTGGCTGGTTGTGCTTCGCAGTCCAACACGATTGAAGTCTCCCCCAAAATAGCCCTGCCCCAGCAGGATCCCAGCCTGATGGGCGTGACTGTCAGCATTAACGGGGCAGACAAACGTACCGATCAGGCGCTGGCTAAGGTCAACCGTAATAACCAACTGGTGACCCTGACGCCTTCCCGCGATCTGCGTTTCCTGCTTCAGGAAGTGCTGGAAAAACAGATGACCGCCCGCGGATATATGGTTGGTCCGAGCGCGCCGGTCGATCTGCAGATTATCGTTAACCAGCTGTTCGCCGACGTTTCCCAGGGGAACGTGCGTTACAACATCGCGACTAAGGCCGATATCTCTATCGTTGCCACGGCTCAGAATGGCAACACCATGACCAAACAGTACCGTTCCACTTATACCGTGGAAGGTGCCTTCCAGGCCACCAACAAAAATATCACTAACGCGGTTAACACCGTACTGACTGACACCATTGCCGAAATGGCGCAGGACACCAGCGTTCACGACTTTATTAAAAAGAACGCCCGTTAA
- the bolA gene encoding transcriptional regulator BolA codes for MMVRERIEAKLRAAFDPVFLEVVDESYRHNVPAGSESHFKVVLVSDRFAGERFLNRHRLIYGVLTEELAGSVHALALHTYTHKEWEGLQDTVVASPPCRGAGSSIA; via the coding sequence ATGATGGTACGCGAGCGAATAGAAGCAAAATTAAGAGCAGCCTTTGACCCCGTGTTCCTGGAAGTCGTTGATGAGAGCTATCGTCACAATGTCCCTGCGGGTTCTGAAAGCCATTTTAAAGTCGTTCTGGTAAGCGATCGCTTTGCCGGAGAACGTTTTTTAAACCGTCATCGTCTGATTTATGGGGTATTAACCGAAGAACTGGCCGGTAGCGTTCACGCACTGGCGCTGCATACCTACACCCACAAAGAGTGGGAAGGATTGCAGGATACCGTGGTGGCTTCGCCGCCCTGCCGGGGAGCCGGTAGCAGCATCGCCTGA